The window GACGTCAAGCAAGAAGGGCCTGTTGCTTACCAGCTTTTAAGTGCACCCTCTCTCCAACAACGCCAAACAAGGCCACCAGAGGACTTTGCTCCAATCCTCAGAATATCTGTAAGGGTGTAAAAGACTCTTGTCCAGAACTCATGAAGGCTGGGACAGGACCAAAACGTAAGGACAAGAGAGGCTTCATAGATTTTGCACAGTAAGGACTAACTTCAGGGTACATGCGAGAGAGGCTGGTTTTGGAGACATAAGCTCTGTGGATCACTTTAAACTGAATCAAACAATGATGGGCGAGAGATTGAAAAGCCAGTCCACAAGcagctttgcttttttttgaaGACGGATTTTACTTCTACAAGGACGCCTACTCTGCCATATGTAAGATGGAACAATAGAGTCCAGTTGATCAAAAAAACGATCTGGGGCCAAAAATCGGTATGGCCTGAAAAATGTAAAGCAATTTAGGTAACACAGTCATCTTGATGGAATTGATTTGCCCCACAAGTGACATGGACAAGGGGGACCGCTTTGTCAATGTTTGTTTAATCTGGTTTAGCAAGACAATAAAATTTCCTTTGAATAAATCTTTATATTTCCTTGAGACTAGGATACCCCAATATGAAAAATGGTCCTTCTCAACTCTAAAAGGGAGACTGGAGAAGTCCAAGGTCTGTGATAGTCTATTAATCGGGAAGAGCTCGCTTTAACAGAGATTAAGTTTGTAACCTGAAAACTGAACGAATTTGCTGAGCAGTGACGGAACAGAAGGAAGTGAAGTGCAGGGATTGGAAACAAAGGGCAGCAGGCCATCTGAATAAAGTAAGACTTTGTACAAAACACTATAGCAATTGGTTCAATGGCCAAATCAAAAATCATAGGGCTCAGTGGGCAACCCTGAGGGGTTCCCCAATGCAAGCTGAAAGGTTTTGAATACTGCAAGTTAGTACAAATTGAAGTAATGGGAtgggaatatgaaataaaacctGGGCCAAAGCCGAGTTTACTAAGTGTCTCAAGTAAACAATTCCACTCCACCCAGTCGAATGCTTTCTTGGCATCCAGAGACACAATACACTTGGACACTTTATCGGAAGCTGAATAGAGAATACTGAACAAATGACGAATATTGAAACTAGGTCTGTTTTTAATGAAGCCAGATTGGATTTTGGAAATAATTGTAGGGATCAGTGCTCCTGACCTTATTGTTTTGATCTGCTTGTCAAGACATCTTAGACACTGCGGCACGGTACAAAACCCTGGCTTTTGATGATGTACAAAAACCATGGTTTAATGATGTCACTCCTTCATACAGGTGAATGCAGGAGGGCTGAGCACATGTAGAAAAGGAATCGGCTGCAGGTGTCTTTAGAAAAACTGAACATGTACCAAGAACCAATAGTCATGAACATGTACCAAGAACCAAGAGCCAACTATTTGGAAGCCTCCCCTGATACTTGCAAAATATTTTTGAACGGTTTTGTGGACAAAGTTAAATTAGAGCTGTAATTACACAGCATTCTAACGACCCGTTTGCTCCATCCTCATGCCCAACCTTCTTCAGTCAGTTTCAGACAGTTTCTCTGTCCATCATTGAGGAAGTGAtttcaaatatgaaattatCACCTCATCCTACTGATGTCGTCCCACCCCGAATCATTAAATATTGCTTTGTCCCTGCATTCAGACATTGCTTTATAGTAGTCTTTCTCCAGCATTGTCCCAACCTACTTCAAGCATGGCTCTAGTGCAACCAGTGATCAGGAAACCTCATCTAGTAGCCTAGATAGCTTAGTatcctagttggtaacacactcgcctatgaaccagaagacccaggttcaaatcccacttactaccaatgtgttcctgagcaagacacttaaccctaagttgctccagtgggactgtccctgtaactactgattagaAGAGAAGAacacattgcctcagaacaacatcatgaagctagtgaggagcatgagataTCGCTGTCATTGTGTCAAATGGAAACAACAACTACTGACATTGTCACTTTTTGTTAtctggggctatccctgttattatattcagagcaaataggaaaagcactcatgtaaataacaatatccctaacttgtGAGTAGTGTAAATGCTTTGTGATGTAGATGTAATTATGTGCATGTGTTATTCGTTTTTTTAATCaacaaattaattacattttacaccaccacccccctctTTGGATAACCTTGTTCTATTTATTTGGTAATTGCAACTAATTGAAGGTTAATATCAATATGTTTTGTGTCATTAATTAAGTGTTATAAATGAAGTTTTCCCTCTCCACCACTTCCAGTCCTtaggggacatttacatttattctatattttatatttaacaaaaaaacaaaaaaaaccctgaccCAACGCCAGCAGAGAAGTGCACAGAAGTACAGTACAAGCATTAACACTACTGTGCACCATAACATTACTGTGCAAAACAGCTCCATAACCAGACATCTGAACGTCACAGCTAGTAAACTCATCCATTGGGCTGTGAAATTTCCGGTCTGCGGATGGGACAGGATGGATTCTGATGTAACCAGCGGTCGATACACTCTGCATGGAAGTCATGTACACAGGGAAGAATCCTTTGCTCCTCTCCTGCTGCATACTCACCTAAACAGATGCAGCAGTCAGTCTGTCCATTATTTCTTCCCGGATAGAAAATTTGGTGTTGGAACGTGTTGAATTGCCCTGTCACTCAGCGTATATTGGAGCTGAGGAAGATCCTGGCCAATCGCAAAAGTAGTGACAGGCATCACAAAGCGTTCAGTGTTTTCATGTTCTTGCCTGACTAGCCACAGAAATAGCTGCTGCATCTCACTTAAGTGATACAGAAAACAAAGAGGCATCATCGCCTGTAAATTTGCAGTCACTTCTGTGGTCGTCTCTTCCTGGGGATGTTCTACCAAGACAGGGTACTCTTGGTGCACTTTATCTTCAGTTTCTTGCTGAGGTCCAGTTGAGCTGATGAAGATGACATCATCATTCTCAACTTTATCCTCAACAATATTTGGGTCTGGCATGTTATCGGACTCGTGGACAAACATGACCTGACCTGAAGATGCTCGGTTTCTCCTGCTGCCATCATGAGTGCTGAACTCTCCTCAGGATCCTGTCATATCACCTGGACTGGGCTGGATGCCATCTCCAAGTCCACGTAGTTGAATAGTCGGAAAAACAAAGGCTGAAAAAGCTTCTTGAATTTAACTGAGCCTGATGGAATTTGCTCCTGATGATGCTGAAGCTTGTGAATCCCTGTCAAGATTAAGTCTTCATCTCTTACAGAGCTGAGACTCTTCACAGTCAGATCTGCTGCACTTCCTAAGTCTCTCCACAGAGTGCTGGGCCTCACTGCTCCTGCAGATGTCTGAGTCCCGGTCACGGTCATCCAGAGGGAGACTGTGTCGGTCCTgatttcccttttttcctctGGTCCAGGCAATCTGCTGGTGTCTGGTGATATACAATCCCAAGTCAGAACATCTCaatgtaaaacaaaatgaatattaGAAACTGATAATATGAAAAGtgatattaataatgatatgagtatttgtttctgtgtgtgtcggCTCTCTTGTCACCTGTGTTTGGTGAGGGACACTCTGGGCTGCTCAGTGTCTCTGGAGGAGTGGTGGTGGAAAGATCACCGATTCCTCCACAGCCCTCATCCAGTCTGAAATCTGGTGACAAGGGTGGTCTACTCCTCGTGCTAACTACAAACATAGGCCAATTATTAGTTCGCTTATTTAggaaaaaatgtgtccaaatcTAGTTGACCAGCACGTTTTCAGAGAAGAATACAGAaaagacaataaagaaaaataaagtaaaaatgcaacaagaaacaaacaaaaaaaaaacaacaaatttacACACAGGTTCCTGACTAATATTTATAGGTAATATGGAAATTGTCAACATTCCTAAAAGATATGCATACATAGTTTTACAAAAATTAGTTAGTTTGGTACTTTCAGCATCATTGCATCTTTTTCAACATCCTGCGTTTTGCTTTACTGAGAAAAGTGTGAAAAAGCTACACTTCCACCCCACACTACACGTCAAAATAACAAACTGAATATCATTTAGGGTTCTAAACTAGGAAGAATCGATTTCTGCATTTATGTAATTAAAGTGTTCAATATTCCATATAGGGTTAATATTCAGTGGCCTTCAAGTtttgtttatgttcattttacCTTCTGTCACGTCAATCAATTATTTTAACCAATCAAATGCTCCGTTTGAATCATGTGACTCAGGCTAGCTTTTCTTTCTTGCAGAGCCTGTTCTCATTATACTGATCCAAGATCAGCTGCACGAATTGCCTAAACGTGTCCGACACGGCGCTTGAGGCCAGAGGACGCTGATCCTGAACCAGCGGAGGACACCCGCTTCCGGAAGACGCGCACGTCCGGTGTAGCTGCCCCTCGCCGGCGCCCTCAGACGTCCCGTGACCGCGGTGGGAGGGGGCGCCTTTTGCGGGCGCACCATGCTGCAACGTCTGGAGAGGAAAGTCCCGTCGTGCTGTGCCGCCATGGAGCCCAGTTAGCCGAGATAGAAAATTCCCTTCTCCGGTCAGCTGGTGGAGTAGGACAGACCTTTTTCAGACATGTGGCGAGTACAGGGATTTGTCGGCAGAGGTATGTGTCTGAGTGTGTCCTTCAAACTTTTCCAGAAAGGCAACTATTGCACCATCAATAGCCATTCTATCTTACGTATTGTGTACTGAACGATTAAAAATCCCGATCCTATGTACTGCTGCTTATAAGTGTTCGTTTGGGCATGTTGACGGACATCGTTACGCAACCCATGCGGCATGATTCCTCAGAACCTGTCAGCAACTAGACAATTCAGCAATGGTCCTCTAGCTCCCTTTCAATTCGCACCTCTGTGCGGTATTAATGTGTTGCATCTGCCTGCAGCACCTACGTAACCGCTGTAGACTGACGTTTTGTTGCTGAGAGGGCGGATGCAACAGTTACAGTAATAAATTCTGCAAACATTCAGCCCCATTGCATAACGTGGAGTGGAGTGGGCCAGAATTAGGTTTTGCAGTGGTGTGGCGTAACTCTACGGTCAGCCAAATATAAAACTTTATACCCCACGTGTGGCCGCACTTTGCATGAAGATCGCAGAGCATTccattttacttaaaaaaatatgtcattttggtGGATTCATCCCCTGTCGTTCAGTGCTGAAccgctgccatggcaacacgcCCCTCAGGCTCACCCAGGGCCATCACCGAGAAGATGAGGTCAGAAACACGTCCAACATCTTGTCCAGCAGCTGCCATGGCTCTGAAAACAGGTGAAACCCACTTCCCTGTGGAAATCTATTTTTGCCAGCTCCTGTAATTGTGAAAAACTGATCTGGCATGTgttatgtattattatgattattattgtttagATCTTAATGACTTCACAAGCAATGTCCATTTTACTCTGTCGTTTTCTCTCTTTAGAACAACGTGTGTCATTCTGATCTTCTTGCAGGGATGATGGGGAACAGAAGAGACGGAAACGAGCATCTCAGTTTTGCTATGCTGGGCTGCCTCGTTACGCAGCACTTGATGCAGTGGGCTGGGTaagggacccccccccccccccccgcgcgcgcacacacacacacacacacacacacacacgtacacacacacacacacaacactgcaaaGACACACTAGAACTGTACAAATGGTAGAAAAGATACAAGCCTTGCGGTGCTGTAAACATGGTGCTCGTCTCCGTAGGGCACAGCCGCACTGCTGTTCATGCAACTCTGTCGGCGAATCCACTCTCAGTTTTCCTCTGTTGGGGAGACAAATCTTGAGTCAGGACATCACAGGGACCTAGGACACCTCCAGAAATGTGGCTACAGAATTCTTCTGGAAAGTTGTAAGTGTCTGTTCAAAGTGGAAAAACCTTTAATATACAGTTCAAGTATaaagtgtgtgtcctgcagtgtCCAGACGCAACGTTCGGCCACATGCTGCGAATGTGAATTGCCTGAAGGCGGCGCCAGTGAGTCTGGAAGATGATTATgacagcggcagcagcagcagccacagccACAGAACACCAGAGTCTGAGGGACTGCATTCGGACTCTTCCCCCTCAGTCCAGCAGGGGGCTTTATCGAGTGAAGAAATCAATAATTCTGGTCTGTCCTCAAAATTTCACTATGATTGTATTACATCCCAAATGCAactatatataataaattataatgtgcTTTTCGGTTTAACAGATGAATATTTCTTTAATGCCACGTCTCTCTGTGACCAGAAAGAACCGGAAACACAAAAGCAACCAGTAAGACACGATTCAGCTCGAAACATTTCACATTCCTGTCATGGTCGTCTATTGGCAAAGAGGTGACACTCGACCACCTGTGTTCCACAGAAGTCCCTCTCTCCAGAGGAAAAGGTGACggaagcagcagagcacatgaCCCAAGTGACCCGCAGTAGTGTTCCTGTAATCCTCAACATTGTCGgtaattatgtacatttttgttgttttcaaaGTCAATATACAAAGATCTGCATATAAAACagatgtaaaatattacaaacgTGCACTCCTGTTCTGAGTATTGTGGTATAATAAgcttaagtaaataaaaatggtgCTTTGTCAGGTGTCATATGCAACTGATTTCTTGCTTTTTTCCTCTGTGTACATGAATCAGGTCTGGACTTTACGAAGACTGGCGATTATGAAGCAGCGTTTTCCTGTTTCCTCTCCTCGGCTCAGCACCACTACAGCAAAGCCCAGTTTAATGTGGGAGTGTGTTTTGAGAAAGGCTGGGGGGTCCAGAAGGACCTCAAGAAGGTACTCACAATGCATATGCACATCCTCTCGAAATCTATATCCAGTAACTTGGTCTTTGAGGTGAAAcggaagtgattgttattgtgaaacactgcagcacagcacaacgaaatgtgtcctctgctttgaccccatcaccctcagtgggcagccatgaaaggtgcctgggtagcagtgtgtgtggggggagctcaaggtgctcagtggcaacttggcggttggggaatcgaacccacagccttctgattacgggtcggcttccttacccactaggccaccgatGCCCCTGTTGAGCTTTTTTAACCCATCTTTTCACATCCtttccactttatttatttatttattttttaccttgACCTCAGTCCTCCGTTATTTTCTCCCTCTGCAGGCTCTGCAGTTCTACAGGCAGGCAGCAGATGCTGGCCACACACAGGCTCAGTACCGTTGTGCTAAACTTCTCTTgagcagcagggggcagcagagcgCAGAGGACCCGGGCGCAGCCATCGCTCTACTGCAGAGGGCCGCAGCTGCTGGACTCACGGAGGTGAGGGTGGAGACCGTTTGGAATTCTGCACATTAATGCTGAAGATTGGTCTATTTCAGACTCAATCATCCATCTCCTCCTGAATATCAGGCCCAGCGGCATCTTGGAGTGGTTTATTCACGGGAACCGGTCAGGGATGGGGAGAAGTCTGCGCATTACCTTCGCATAGCCGCTCAGAGTGGGGTGAGATCACACTGTGATGTACTTTCCTCTAAATACCCTACAAATATTAATCCACCAACATACAGAACtaactttcattttattatttttccataaaacaatgaaatgtatttgatcatttaatttgttttttgacTGAATGACTGAGGATGGTCATTTTTTCCTCAGGACGCCTTGGCCTTGTTGTATCTGGGTCAGTGTTATGAGAGCGGTTTTGGGGTCCCCCAGtgtcacagcacagcagcaAACTTGTACAGCCAGGCAGCCACCAAAGGCAACAAGCATGCGCGCAATCTCCTCACATCATTGTACAGCAGAGAAGGTGAAATGTACATTGATATTACGTTCACAATGGTGGTGAGAGTTTCTGAGATGGGATACGGAAAGGAGTGACCGGATATGAAGTTAGAGAGTGTATTACATATGGAagttttatagattttataatAGACACTATTTAGAGAATatatagtattattattaattattaatattagagAAGCATGAAATGTTTGACACACATGTATATGGATTTATTAGTTAAGATATGAGATGCATGGGTCTTGATGGTCGTTGTCTATTAAAACTGTTTATGTTTGGTAGAAATGGACTCATAAGGACTCATTTGATTCTCTCTTGCTTAGGcctttctctctttcatcaTCCAAGAGAAGCGGCCTTGCGTTCCATCCGTTCTGCCCCCTGTTTCTCCAACACCGATCAGCTGACCCTCGGCTCGATGCTGTTCGGAAGATTTTGGGAGGTTGGGCCAACTTCAGCACCGGTCGTGGATTTGCCAGTGAAGCCCCTGCCTCACTCCTGGAGTACGGGCAGTTTTAGAGCCCTGCCCGCTCACGCACTCACAGCCTTAACAAGTGAGCAAGCCAGTGGGCCGTAGGCATTGGTGTGCAGATAAACGCGCACGCATCCACGTTTCATCCAAACGTGCGAAACACATTATCAACTGTGAGATTTTAAAGTTACTACATAAAAGGAGTATATGAATGGAGTCCAGGTTTACGGAAAGCTTTTTATGGGTTTAGTGGGATGTCGTAGATCCTTCATGAATGTTTTTTGGAGTAAAGAAGGCTGcgtatgtttatatatatatatttttatgagtgtgtgtttttgtttctatTGTTGGGTGGTTTTTCATGCagcttatttttcatcatttttagtctcatttggTCTGCAATGCCACTTGTTGCAGATGAAAGAGAAGAGTCTGTAGTCGTTGTCGGTGGGACGAGCACTAACGCGGTAAACCATAAACAGCGGATGGGCGTGTCCTTGTTGATGCTTTACACTGCAATGTCAAACAAGCTTTCGAAgcactttttttgtctttaaacgCACAATGTTTCATCAAATAAATCATGTTATTTTGTATTTCTTATGTCTGGGTCGCTTGTGTtcctttatttcattatttgataGAGATTGTTATATTATAGAACTTTTGTACAAAAATTGCAACGATTTTGTGTtttaagttacatttacatttacagggacagtccccccctggagcaacttagggttaagtgtcttgctcagggacacaatggtagtaagtgggatttgaacctgggtcttctgcttcataggcgagtgtgttacccactaggctacgaccacccttTATTAATATGTCCCTTTTTCTTGTACAGAATTGTAGATTAGCATAATCGTCCTGGAGCCACTGAATCCCGCTCAcggttaataataattaataactacCGCatcacgcttttttttttattaatggtccAGTTATAAATCAAAGATTTTGCGCTCACGGACGCCTAATTAGTTTGAATTAATCAGGATTGCGCAAGACGCGCCGCGAACAGGGATGAGCTCATCGGCGCGTTGTCGCGCTCCGCGCTCTGATTGGTCGGCGCGGCGCGCACATTTGCGCCGCGACGCGCCGACGCGCAGCGGCGTAAGGAGCGCTCGTCGCGGGGGAGGAGAGCGCCGTGCTCGTCGTGCCGGGCTGCGAGACGCCTTCTGGGAGCGGACGCGGCGTTTCGCGACGCGAGGCGAGGCGAGTTGgagtttcattttcatttgtagaTTTAATTCCATCTCCGGCAGGATGCGCAGCGATGCTCAGATCGCTCCGGCGCAGGGAGGGACCGGACGGCCATCCTGTTAAGTTGTTTCTAGAATCGACGCCAACCTCCAGCCAGACGAATGACGTAACGGTGCGATTCCAACTAAATACCGCGTCTGGCGACGCCAGGACTGTTAATGCTGCTGCGATGGTCGGACACGAATGGCGATCGTCCGTCTGATATTCGTATTTTTCAGACCTGGTTACTTTAAGGAACCGACAATTTAGTGCAGTGCGCAATCAGCAAAGTTGAACTGTCCCCGTGTATTTAATTCGCGACGCGCATGTGGGAGGTAATTCAGTGAGGACGTGTCGTGTAAGGGCACCACAGGTGTATGACCTCTGCAAGGCGAAACTGCGTAGCATGTTGACGGTCTCACACTGCGcccttataataaaaaaaaatgacctcgtgatgtttgtttttgtaagaagaaagaaaaatgctgtCTCGTGCATTTTCCAGAGTTTAATCCTGACTGGAATCTGCTGGCTTTCCTGCATGTGCTTTAGTTGCATAGGGGGTGTGCGATGACTCTGCATCCTTAAGATTTCCACCCGTACTCTACCATATTACGCAGTGTTCCTAGAGGAGGTTGTTATCATCTCAACACTGTGACGCAGGGAAATATTTACATGCTTATTTATTCCTTTATCAAAAGGGTCTTCCAAAGAGAACCAGGAATCTTAAAATGCTCATATATATGAGATGTGTGGCACAATTACACATCATCTACCAAATGCAACAAGTAGCAGTACTGCTGGTGTCAAGTATGAGTGAATATTCAGAGGGAAATACAGATGTGAACTCTATCTCTATCGTTCTCAGTCATTGGTGGAGGGGTGGAAAGAACCTGTGATGAAGGTGGGCCCAGCACTTGGCCCTGTGGCACCCCGGTGGTGTTGTTCTGTGGTGCAGAGCGTATCCATGGCAGTATAAGCTGTCGGGCTGTAACGCCGAGCCAGTGATATGCCAGTAATATGTTGTCCGCAGGATCCGATTGAAGGGAAGCTGACGGGGGGTCAACACGTGGATGATGACGAGGCAGCCCCTCATGTAGGAGAGCACTTTTAATGGA of the Denticeps clupeoides chromosome 18, fDenClu1.1, whole genome shotgun sequence genome contains:
- the dele1 gene encoding death ligand signal enhancer, which translates into the protein MWRVQGFVGRVLNRCHGNTPLRLTQGHHREDEVRNTSNILSSSCHGSENRDDGEQKRRKRASQFCYAGLPRYAALDAVGWGTAALLFMQLCRRIHSQFSSVGETNLESGHHRDLGHLQKCGYRILLESLSRRNVRPHAANVNCLKAAPVSLEDDYDSGSSSSHSHRTPESEGLHSDSSPSVQQGALSSEEINNSDEYFFNATSLCDQKEPETQKQPKSLSPEEKVTEAAEHMTQVTRSSVPVILNIVGLDFTKTGDYEAAFSCFLSSAQHHYSKAQFNVGVCFEKGWGVQKDLKKALQFYRQAADAGHTQAQYRCAKLLLSSRGQQSAEDPGAAIALLQRAAAAGLTEAQRHLGVVYSREPVRDGEKSAHYLRIAAQSGDALALLYLGQCYESGFGVPQCHSTAANLYSQAATKGNKHARNLLTSLYSREGLSLFHHPREAALRSIRSAPCFSNTDQLTLGSMLFGRFWEVGPTSAPVVDLPVKPLPHSWSTGSFRALPAHALTALTSEQASGP